In the genome of Pseudomonas sp. P5_109, one region contains:
- a CDS encoding ferredoxin--NADP reductase, with product MGTQQQNLTPAESTTGSVSLQVCAVIDETADARSLVLDVPPNLRERFHYKPGQFLSFRVPFAGKLLTRCYSMASSPLADALPKVTVKRVDGGRVSNWMNEVQVGDWLEVLPPAGLFCLDPQANSEKPLVLFGGGSGITPVFSILKSVLHSSRRPIKLIYANRDEASVIFKDELCRLIKAHPDQLHVVHVLDSVQGFLTDHQVRHLLRGSAGGDYFICGPGPFMDTVERTLLALGEAAEHIHVERFVSPPDPDELLAEEALAREAAMGSHCEALIVELDGQQHEIACQPGDTLLQSCKAAGLDVPSSCEEGFCGACMCVVKEGEVQLARNDVLSAKELADGWTLACQSRPTGAKVRLKFPD from the coding sequence ATGGGCACGCAACAACAGAACCTGACCCCGGCTGAATCGACGACGGGAAGCGTCTCATTGCAAGTGTGTGCGGTGATCGACGAGACCGCTGACGCGCGCTCGCTGGTGCTGGACGTACCGCCAAACCTGCGTGAGCGCTTTCACTACAAACCGGGCCAGTTCCTGAGTTTTCGCGTGCCCTTCGCTGGCAAATTGTTGACCCGCTGCTACTCCATGGCCAGCTCGCCCCTCGCGGATGCGCTGCCCAAGGTCACGGTAAAACGGGTCGACGGTGGCCGGGTGTCGAACTGGATGAACGAAGTCCAGGTCGGCGACTGGCTGGAAGTGCTGCCACCGGCCGGGCTTTTCTGCCTGGACCCGCAGGCAAACAGCGAAAAGCCCCTGGTCTTGTTCGGTGGCGGCTCGGGCATCACCCCGGTGTTCTCCATTCTCAAGTCGGTGCTGCACAGTAGCCGGCGGCCGATCAAATTGATCTACGCCAACCGCGATGAAGCGTCGGTGATTTTCAAGGACGAGCTGTGCCGGTTGATCAAGGCGCATCCTGATCAACTGCACGTGGTGCACGTCCTCGATTCGGTGCAGGGGTTCCTGACGGACCATCAGGTCCGTCATCTGCTGCGCGGATCGGCCGGCGGCGACTACTTCATCTGCGGGCCGGGCCCGTTCATGGACACCGTGGAACGCACCTTGCTGGCGCTGGGTGAGGCGGCCGAACACATCCATGTCGAACGTTTCGTCTCACCGCCAGACCCTGACGAACTGCTGGCCGAAGAAGCCCTCGCCCGCGAGGCCGCGATGGGTTCCCACTGTGAAGCATTGATCGTCGAACTCGATGGCCAGCAACACGAAATTGCCTGCCAGCCGGGTGACACCCTGCTGCAAAGTTGCAAGGCTGCCGGGCTGGACGTGCCGTCATCCTGTGAAGAAGGTTTCTGTGGGGCCTGCATGTGCGTGGTCAAGGAAGGTGAGGTTCAGCTGGCGCGCAACGATGTGTTGAGCGCAAAAGAACTCGCCGACGGCTGGACACTGGCCTGCCAAAGCCGCCCGACCGGGGCGAAGGTACGCCTGAAATTCCCGGATTGA
- a CDS encoding FAD-binding protein, whose amino-acid sequence MDSLNRLTALRVNSADQLPWDERCDLLIVGFGGAGACAAIEASTRGLSVLALDRFEGGGATALSGGVVYAGGGTPYQRQAGYEDTSDAMFNYLRQEVGEAVSHATLRNFCDGSREQLAWLERQGAAFEASVPPHKTSYPSDQYYLYYSGNEAVPAYAASAKPAPRGHRTKGPGMSGASLFAPLKASALRHGARLRSQCEVRRLVLDLDDKVLGVEAWQLPPGSRAAKKHARLSRWAAAIHMYAPALADCLRARQRRIEQTSAIRQLIRAEQAVLLSSGGFIFNRDLVRQHAPQYLAGLPLGATGCNGSGIALGQSAGGDVARMDKVSAWRFINPPLAWARGLIVNARGQRYANEEIYGATLGHAMVEEQEGRAILILNRALVREALSQVGPGKVWNFQRLPVLLNLVFNAKRSASLAGLAKRCNLPPELLRQSVERYSRAARGEVADEFGKSAAMLANLDQGPWYALNLSFDSKLFPCPVITLGGLKVCEDSGRVLDHAGQPINGLYSAGRNAVGVASNLYVSGLSLADCIYSGRRAAAHAADQFALQTARSGEQQCNV is encoded by the coding sequence ATGGACAGCCTGAACCGGTTGACGGCGTTGCGAGTGAACAGCGCCGACCAGTTGCCATGGGATGAGCGCTGCGACTTGCTGATCGTCGGGTTTGGCGGTGCCGGCGCCTGTGCCGCCATCGAAGCCAGCACTCGCGGCCTGTCAGTACTCGCCCTGGATCGCTTCGAAGGCGGCGGCGCCACCGCACTCAGCGGCGGCGTGGTGTATGCCGGCGGCGGTACGCCGTATCAGCGTCAGGCTGGCTATGAAGACACCAGCGACGCCATGTTCAACTACCTGCGTCAGGAAGTCGGCGAAGCCGTCAGCCACGCGACATTGCGCAATTTCTGCGACGGCAGCCGCGAGCAACTGGCCTGGCTGGAGCGACAAGGCGCCGCCTTCGAAGCCAGTGTGCCGCCGCACAAAACCTCGTACCCGAGCGACCAGTACTACCTCTATTACTCCGGCAACGAAGCCGTGCCGGCCTACGCCGCCAGCGCCAAGCCGGCACCTCGCGGCCACCGCACCAAAGGCCCGGGCATGTCCGGTGCCAGCCTGTTCGCCCCGCTCAAGGCCAGTGCCTTGCGCCACGGTGCACGCCTGCGTAGCCAGTGCGAAGTGCGGCGGCTGGTCCTCGACCTCGACGACAAGGTCCTCGGCGTCGAAGCCTGGCAATTGCCGCCGGGTAGCCGCGCAGCCAAAAAGCACGCGCGTCTGTCACGCTGGGCCGCTGCCATTCATATGTACGCTCCGGCGTTGGCCGACTGCTTGCGCGCCCGTCAGCGGCGCATCGAACAGACCAGCGCCATTCGGCAACTGATTCGCGCCGAACAGGCGGTGCTGTTGAGCAGCGGCGGTTTTATCTTCAACCGCGATCTGGTGCGCCAACACGCGCCGCAGTACCTGGCCGGTTTGCCGCTGGGTGCCACCGGGTGCAATGGCAGCGGTATCGCCCTGGGCCAGAGCGCCGGTGGCGACGTGGCGCGGATGGACAAGGTCAGCGCCTGGCGTTTCATCAACCCGCCGTTGGCCTGGGCCCGGGGACTGATCGTCAATGCTCGCGGACAGCGTTACGCCAACGAAGAAATCTACGGCGCGACCCTCGGCCACGCCATGGTCGAGGAACAGGAAGGCCGCGCCATCCTGATTCTCAATCGGGCGCTGGTTCGAGAAGCACTCAGTCAAGTCGGTCCGGGCAAGGTGTGGAATTTCCAGCGCCTGCCGGTGCTGCTCAACCTGGTGTTCAACGCCAAGCGCAGCGCCAGCCTGGCCGGGTTGGCCAAGCGCTGCAACCTGCCGCCGGAACTGCTGCGCCAAAGTGTCGAACGCTATTCCCGCGCGGCACGGGGTGAGGTCGCCGACGAGTTCGGCAAGTCCGCCGCGATGCTCGCCAACCTCGACCAGGGTCCGTGGTACGCCCTCAACCTGTCCTTTGACAGCAAACTCTTCCCCTGCCCGGTCATCACCCTGGGCGGGCTGAAGGTCTGCGAGGACAGCGGTCGGGTGCTGGACCACGCCGGCCAGCCAATAAACGGTCTCTACAGCGCCGGCCGCAATGCGGTCGGGGTCGCCTCCAACCTGTATGTCTCCGGCCTGTCACTGGCCGATTGCATTTACTCAGGTCGCCGGGCAGCTGCCCACGCGGCCGACCAATTCGCACTTCAAACCGCACGATCAGGAGAACAACAATGCAACGTGTAG
- a CDS encoding flavin reductase family protein encodes MNDANLKADMLQAMRRLAKSVTIISTSNGSERFAMAATAVDSLSTEPPSLLICVNKTASPHAALATGADFCVNILGVEQQDLANLCSGAIKGEARFDRGNWLTSPGGIPYLGDAQSAILCRQDGHFSYGTHTVFIGRILQIHTTAEITPLVYLDGSYTTTAKPAPSLAAAG; translated from the coding sequence ATGAACGACGCCAACCTCAAAGCCGACATGCTCCAGGCCATGCGCCGCCTGGCCAAGTCCGTCACCATTATCAGCACCAGCAACGGCTCCGAACGCTTCGCCATGGCCGCCACCGCGGTCGACTCCCTGAGCACCGAACCGCCATCGCTGCTGATCTGCGTCAACAAGACCGCCTCGCCCCACGCCGCACTCGCGACCGGCGCCGACTTCTGCGTCAACATCCTCGGCGTCGAACAACAAGACCTGGCCAACCTGTGCAGCGGCGCGATCAAGGGCGAAGCACGCTTCGACCGTGGCAACTGGCTGACCAGCCCAGGCGGCATTCCTTACCTGGGTGACGCACAGTCGGCGATCCTCTGCCGCCAGGACGGCCACTTCAGCTACGGCACCCACACCGTATTCATCGGTCGCATCCTGCAAATCCACACCACCGCCGAGATCACCCCGCTGGTCTACCTCGACGGCAGCTACACCACCACCGCCAAACCAGCACCTTCTCTCGCTGCTGCTGGCTGA
- a CDS encoding SDR family NAD(P)-dependent oxidoreductase codes for MARLQNKVAVVTGGASGIGLACVRRFAAEGAQVVGLDIGSAPADFPGLFMTLDVRDEAQVQQVMQEVISRFGRIDVLVNAAGVADQGSVTQTTTANWQRVMDINLTGSMLTSKYALASMVEQRGGSIINVGSIFGLQGCDGNVAYNVSKGGINQLTRSMAIDYGYANVRVNGLCPGLIETPMTSMVRDNDAFHAFFASQHMLNRSGQPEEVANVALFLASDEASFVSGQMIAVDGGFSAGRRFAPPAQ; via the coding sequence ATGGCTCGTTTGCAGAATAAGGTCGCGGTGGTCACCGGCGGCGCTTCGGGGATCGGTCTGGCCTGCGTGCGCCGTTTCGCGGCCGAAGGCGCGCAAGTGGTCGGGCTGGACATCGGCAGTGCACCGGCGGACTTTCCCGGCCTGTTCATGACCCTCGACGTGCGCGACGAAGCGCAGGTGCAACAGGTCATGCAAGAAGTCATCAGCCGCTTCGGGCGCATCGATGTACTGGTCAACGCCGCCGGCGTCGCCGACCAGGGCAGCGTGACCCAGACCACCACCGCCAACTGGCAACGGGTGATGGACATCAACCTGACCGGCAGCATGCTCACCAGCAAGTACGCGCTGGCGTCGATGGTGGAACAACGCGGCGGCTCGATCATCAACGTCGGTTCGATCTTCGGCCTGCAAGGTTGCGACGGCAACGTGGCCTATAACGTGTCCAAGGGCGGCATCAACCAGCTGACCCGCTCGATGGCCATCGACTACGGCTACGCCAACGTTCGCGTCAACGGCCTGTGCCCGGGCCTGATCGAAACGCCGATGACCAGCATGGTCCGTGACAATGATGCGTTCCACGCGTTTTTCGCCTCGCAGCACATGCTCAACCGCTCCGGGCAACCGGAAGAAGTGGCCAACGTCGCGCTGTTCCTGGCCTCCGACGAAGCGTCCTTTGTCAGCGGCCAGATGATCGCCGTGGACGGCGGTTTCTCCGCCGGTCGCCGTTTCGCCCCGCCCGCCCAGTAA
- a CDS encoding FadD3 family acyl-CoA ligase encodes MPPVATALTIAQLFANAAQAYGDRPAIEDAGHVISYRQLDQLRRQAARALLALDVQVGDRVAIWAPNVWEWIVAAGALQSVGAALVPLNTRMKGSEAGYILRESGTCVLFAIGEFLGADYPGMLASEDLPELRHIVSLRGANSGTLAWERFMDLAADVPHLALRTREQSVGPQALSDVLFTSGTTGKPKGVMTSHGQNLRIVRDWSDIVGLRESDRYLIVNPFFHSFGYKAGWLAALMRGCTILPQQVFDVQAVLECVQRERITVLPGPPTLYQSLLAHPQRNQFDLSSLRVAVTGAAAIPVEMIHRMRDELGFATIVTAYGLTEVCGFATICRSGDSAERVANTSGRAMPGVEVRCVGNNGRSQPANIPGEVQIRGYNLMQGYLNNPEASQELLDADGWLHTGDIGMLDEQGYLRITDRLKDMFITGGFNVYPAEIEQCLLTYPGVAQAAVIGIPDERMGEVAMAFLLPAPGIEIEQARFLAWCREQMANYKVPRRVQVLQKMPINAAGKVTKNVLREWALQPVG; translated from the coding sequence ATGCCGCCTGTCGCCACCGCACTGACCATTGCTCAACTGTTCGCCAACGCTGCCCAGGCCTACGGCGACCGCCCGGCCATCGAGGACGCGGGCCACGTCATCAGCTACCGACAACTCGACCAACTGCGCCGCCAGGCTGCCCGCGCATTGCTGGCCCTCGACGTACAGGTCGGGGACCGCGTGGCGATCTGGGCGCCCAACGTGTGGGAATGGATCGTCGCCGCCGGCGCCCTGCAAAGTGTCGGCGCGGCCCTGGTGCCGCTCAACACCCGGATGAAGGGCAGCGAGGCCGGCTACATCCTGCGCGAAAGCGGCACCTGCGTGCTGTTTGCCATCGGCGAGTTCCTCGGCGCGGACTACCCCGGCATGCTGGCCTCGGAAGACCTGCCTGAGTTGCGCCACATCGTCAGCCTGCGCGGCGCCAATTCGGGCACCCTGGCGTGGGAACGGTTCATGGACCTGGCGGCCGACGTGCCGCACCTGGCCCTGCGCACCCGCGAACAGAGCGTTGGCCCGCAGGCCTTGTCCGATGTGCTGTTTACTTCCGGCACCACCGGCAAACCCAAAGGCGTGATGACCAGCCACGGCCAGAACCTGCGCATCGTGCGCGACTGGAGCGATATCGTCGGTTTGCGCGAGAGCGATCGCTACCTGATCGTCAATCCGTTCTTCCATTCCTTCGGCTACAAGGCCGGCTGGCTCGCGGCGCTGATGCGCGGCTGCACCATCCTGCCGCAGCAGGTGTTCGACGTGCAGGCCGTGCTCGAATGCGTGCAGCGCGAACGCATCACCGTGTTGCCCGGGCCACCGACGTTGTATCAGTCGTTGCTGGCCCATCCGCAACGCAACCAATTCGACCTCAGCTCCTTGCGCGTGGCGGTGACCGGGGCGGCAGCGATTCCGGTGGAGATGATCCACCGCATGCGCGACGAACTGGGCTTCGCCACCATCGTCACCGCGTACGGCCTGACGGAAGTCTGCGGTTTCGCCACGATCTGCCGCTCCGGCGACTCGGCGGAACGGGTCGCCAACACCAGTGGCCGGGCCATGCCTGGCGTAGAAGTGCGCTGTGTCGGCAACAACGGTCGCAGCCAGCCGGCCAACATCCCCGGCGAAGTGCAGATTCGCGGCTACAACCTGATGCAGGGTTATCTCAATAACCCCGAAGCCAGCCAGGAACTACTCGACGCCGACGGCTGGCTGCACACCGGCGACATCGGCATGCTCGATGAACAGGGTTACCTGCGCATCACCGACCGCCTCAAGGATATGTTCATCACCGGCGGCTTCAACGTATATCCGGCGGAGATCGAACAGTGCCTGCTGACCTATCCGGGCGTGGCCCAGGCCGCGGTGATCGGCATTCCTGACGAGCGCATGGGTGAGGTGGCAATGGCGTTCCTGCTGCCCGCGCCAGGCATCGAGATCGAGCAGGCACGCTTCCTCGCCTGGTGCCGTGAGCAGATGGCCAACTACAAGGTGCCACGCCGGGTCCAGGTGCTGCAGAAGATGCCGATCAATGCGGCGGGGAAAGTGACCAAGAATGTGTTGCGCGAGTGGGCATTGCAGCCAGTCGGTTAA
- a CDS encoding glucose 1-dehydrogenase translates to MQRVEGKVCIITGAASGIGREDALLLAREGAKVVLTDLNEEAGRQAAAEIGANALFIRHDIASESDWQHVIKTTVEHFGRLDVLVNNAAILALGSIEDTPLELWQKVQKINGEGYFLGCKYAIQAMKETGGGSIINMSSVAALGAMPMFCAYSASKGAVAAMTRSIALHCKQQGYRIRCNSVHPDGVNTPMTQALAGGQPIPQEALDQDPMNRMAAPRDIANVVLFLATDESRFVNGAEIRVDNAQLISGL, encoded by the coding sequence ATGCAACGTGTAGAAGGCAAAGTCTGCATCATCACCGGCGCCGCCAGCGGCATCGGTCGCGAAGACGCCCTGCTGCTGGCCCGCGAAGGCGCCAAGGTGGTACTGACCGACCTCAATGAAGAGGCCGGTCGTCAGGCCGCTGCGGAAATCGGCGCCAATGCGCTGTTCATCCGCCACGACATCGCCAGCGAAAGCGACTGGCAACACGTGATCAAAACCACCGTCGAACACTTCGGCCGCCTCGACGTTTTGGTCAACAACGCCGCGATCCTGGCCCTGGGCAGCATCGAAGACACCCCCCTGGAGCTGTGGCAGAAGGTGCAGAAGATCAACGGCGAAGGCTACTTCCTCGGCTGCAAGTACGCGATCCAGGCCATGAAGGAAACCGGTGGCGGCTCGATCATCAACATGTCGTCGGTCGCGGCGTTGGGCGCCATGCCGATGTTCTGCGCTTACTCGGCCTCCAAAGGCGCGGTGGCGGCGATGACCCGTTCCATCGCCCTGCACTGCAAGCAACAGGGCTACCGCATCCGTTGCAACAGCGTGCACCCCGATGGCGTGAACACACCGATGACCCAGGCCCTGGCCGGTGGTCAGCCAATCCCGCAGGAAGCTCTCGACCAGGACCCGATGAACCGTATGGCCGCGCCACGGGACATTGCCAACGTGGTGCTGTTCCTCGCCACCGACGAGTCGCGATTCGTCAACGGTGCCGAGATCCGCGTCGACAATGCCCAACTGATCAGCGGGCTCTGA